Proteins encoded within one genomic window of Gimesia sp.:
- a CDS encoding acyl-CoA thioesterase: MHRIYEYHHLVTNDEIDGLGHVNNVVYLKWLQDAAVAHSGANGWPARRYREQGIGWVARSHFIEYLQPAFVDQEIIVQTWISNLQKVKSLRKYRIIRPADSELLVRAETNWAFVNYQSLSPCRIPTEVSECFSVVSDEEAPEQTAFSEKFTDKT; this comes from the coding sequence ATGCATCGTATTTATGAATACCATCATTTGGTGACCAATGATGAAATCGACGGACTGGGCCACGTCAACAATGTCGTTTACCTCAAATGGCTGCAGGACGCCGCTGTCGCTCACTCCGGTGCCAACGGCTGGCCCGCCCGTCGCTATCGCGAACAGGGAATCGGCTGGGTCGCCCGCAGTCACTTCATCGAATACCTGCAGCCCGCGTTCGTCGATCAGGAAATCATCGTGCAAACCTGGATCTCGAATCTGCAGAAGGTCAAATCCCTGCGCAAATATCGCATCATCCGTCCCGCTGATTCCGAACTGCTCGTTCGGGCAGAGACCAACTGGGCCTTCGTGAATTACCAGTCCCTCTCCCCCTGCCGCATCCCCACTGAGGTCTCGGAATGTTTCTCCGTCGTCTCCGATGAAGAAGCCCCCGAGCAGACTGCATTTTCCGAGAAGTTCACGGACAAAACGTGA
- a CDS encoding carbohydrate kinase, with amino-acid sequence MNNSASLPLVIGLGELLWDCFGDDRRPGGAPANVAFQANQLGCRGTVVTRVGQDDLGRELLDFLNKQELSTDYVQVDENYPTGTVTVEFTDANDPQYTIHEQVAWDHLDFTAPLATLMGGARAVCFGTLAQREADSREAIHQCLAATSDDCLVVYDINLRQKYYNRDWIERSLKAARVVKLNQDEVEVLSELLGVSQDDLQKFANQVQADYGVEAICITRGSEGCLIYTESEVYDIPGTPVEVADAVGAGDAFTAALISRRLLGWPWDRAALFANRVGGLVASQSGAMPVLRDEFEQLSREIKNS; translated from the coding sequence ATGAATAATTCTGCGTCACTCCCGCTGGTAATTGGTTTAGGTGAATTACTCTGGGATTGTTTTGGTGATGACCGCCGTCCGGGCGGGGCACCTGCGAATGTCGCTTTTCAGGCTAATCAACTGGGATGCAGGGGGACCGTTGTCACGCGCGTCGGCCAGGATGATCTGGGTCGGGAACTACTCGATTTTCTGAATAAACAAGAGCTCTCCACGGATTACGTGCAGGTCGATGAGAACTACCCGACCGGCACGGTGACGGTGGAGTTCACCGACGCCAACGATCCGCAGTATACGATTCACGAACAGGTCGCCTGGGATCATCTTGACTTTACCGCTCCGCTGGCGACACTGATGGGGGGCGCCCGGGCCGTGTGCTTTGGAACACTGGCACAGCGCGAAGCCGACTCGCGAGAGGCGATTCATCAGTGCCTGGCAGCGACCAGCGATGACTGCCTGGTGGTCTACGATATTAACCTCAGGCAGAAGTATTACAACCGGGACTGGATCGAGCGATCACTTAAGGCGGCCCGTGTTGTCAAGCTGAACCAGGATGAGGTCGAGGTTCTGTCGGAGCTCTTGGGAGTCTCTCAAGACGACCTGCAGAAGTTCGCGAATCAGGTGCAGGCAGATTACGGAGTCGAGGCGATCTGTATTACCCGCGGTTCAGAGGGATGTCTGATCTACACGGAAAGCGAAGTCTATGATATTCCGGGAACGCCGGTCGAAGTGGCTGATGCGGTGGGAGCCGGCGATGCGTTTACCGCGGCCCTGATTTCGCGACGCCTGTTGGGCTGGCCCTGGGATCGGGCAGCATTGTTTGCCAATCGTGTGGGAGGCCTGGTGGCCAGTCAATCCGGGGCGATGCCGGTGTTGCGGGATGAGTTCGAGCAACTCAGCCGGGAAATCAAAAACAGTTAA
- a CDS encoding peptidylprolyl isomerase, translated as MLRITLFALCLLLPCLVGCTSETPTAGDAEVPEAAGEKPVTSDAENFQVLLNTTKGDILLEVHPAWSPRGAERFKKLVEEGFYNDVAFFRVIDGFMAQVGIQGDPAVHAKWADNNIMDDPVIESNKRGYVSFAKTGMPDSRSTQFFINFGDNSNLDNMGFSPFAKVIKGMDVVDSLYNGYGEGAPGGAGPDQMRLRAQGNAYLKQEYPMLDYIKKATVVGEKPAEGEAKPEAEKADGEKPAEKEAAEKQPETKAEEKPEEKKEAAAKPEKEAAAEKKE; from the coding sequence ATGTTACGTATCACCCTCTTCGCGTTATGCCTGTTGCTGCCCTGTCTGGTGGGATGTACCAGTGAAACTCCCACGGCCGGCGATGCCGAAGTTCCCGAAGCGGCTGGTGAAAAGCCGGTAACCTCGGATGCCGAAAATTTTCAGGTTCTCTTAAACACCACCAAAGGCGACATCCTGCTGGAAGTACATCCCGCCTGGTCACCTCGTGGGGCAGAGCGGTTCAAGAAGCTCGTCGAAGAAGGTTTTTACAACGATGTGGCTTTCTTTCGCGTGATCGACGGCTTCATGGCCCAGGTGGGGATTCAGGGTGATCCCGCCGTGCATGCGAAGTGGGCCGATAACAATATCATGGATGATCCGGTGATCGAGTCCAACAAACGCGGGTATGTCTCGTTTGCGAAAACAGGGATGCCGGATTCCCGTTCCACCCAGTTCTTCATCAACTTTGGTGATAACTCCAATCTGGACAACATGGGCTTTTCTCCTTTCGCGAAGGTAATCAAAGGCATGGATGTCGTCGATTCGCTTTACAATGGTTACGGTGAAGGGGCTCCCGGAGGAGCAGGTCCCGATCAGATGCGGCTTCGTGCTCAGGGGAATGCATACCTGAAACAGGAATACCCGATGCTGGACTACATCAAAAAGGCGACCGTTGTCGGCGAGAAGCCGGCTGAGGGAGAAGCGAAGCCCGAAGCTGAGAAAGCGGACGGTGAAAAACCAGCCGAGAAAGAAGCGGCGGAAAAGCAGCCTGAAACCAAGGCTGAGGAGAAGCCCGAGGAGAAAAAAGAAGCAGCAGCCAAACCGGAAAAAGAGGCTGCTGCTGAAAAGAAAGAGTAA
- a CDS encoding homoserine dehydrogenase, which yields MSSSPLNVAIIGMGTVGSGVAKILLERAEQMTTRAGRPIHLKRAVVRDLSRSRNIELAEGVLTDDIDSVLNDDSIDVIIQLVGGIDPAYDIMLRALESGKDVVTANKALLCEKGESLYQRARELGRCICFEAAVAGGVPLIETVTQAMSANQITSIEAILNGTSNYILTQMFSHDVSYDDAVKSAQEIGYAEADPAMDVDGTDAAQKLGILVQLSLGIKVSLDQFLRQGIDTLSLADLKYADELGYTVKLLAVANLIDGQLEMHAQPTLIRNDNPLAHVEDAYNKIALEGDAVGKIWLSGMGAGQMATASAVVANLIDVAVGRAALTFPRLDLWNPRHDIKIMPREEISRRYFLRLNVEDRPHVLADITNVLGDHEISIASLVQHEAPEVDPNESYSIVPLVIMTHQTTEGRFQAASRELDQLDCIRSPFVRMPVND from the coding sequence ATGTCGTCTTCTCCGTTAAACGTCGCCATTATTGGCATGGGAACCGTTGGTAGCGGTGTCGCAAAAATTCTTCTGGAACGAGCCGAGCAGATGACCACCCGCGCCGGGCGGCCGATTCATCTGAAACGGGCCGTCGTACGCGACCTCTCCCGGTCCCGTAATATTGAGCTGGCTGAGGGTGTCCTGACCGACGATATTGACTCCGTCCTGAATGACGATTCCATCGATGTCATCATCCAGTTGGTGGGGGGAATTGATCCCGCTTACGACATCATGCTGCGTGCCCTGGAAAGCGGTAAAGATGTCGTCACGGCGAACAAAGCCCTGCTCTGCGAAAAAGGGGAAAGCCTTTATCAGCGTGCCCGGGAACTCGGACGTTGCATCTGCTTCGAAGCAGCCGTCGCCGGCGGTGTTCCTCTGATTGAAACAGTCACCCAGGCGATGTCCGCCAACCAGATCACTTCCATCGAAGCGATTCTGAACGGTACCAGCAACTACATCCTGACTCAGATGTTTTCCCACGATGTCAGCTACGATGACGCCGTCAAAAGTGCCCAGGAAATCGGCTACGCGGAAGCCGACCCTGCGATGGACGTCGATGGCACCGATGCAGCCCAGAAACTGGGGATCCTCGTGCAGCTCTCACTGGGTATCAAAGTCAGCCTGGATCAGTTCCTGCGACAGGGAATCGATACGCTATCCCTGGCGGATCTGAAATACGCCGACGAACTCGGCTACACCGTCAAACTGTTGGCGGTCGCCAATCTGATCGATGGTCAACTGGAAATGCATGCCCAGCCGACTCTGATCCGCAACGACAATCCGCTGGCTCATGTCGAAGACGCCTACAACAAAATCGCCCTCGAAGGCGATGCGGTCGGCAAGATCTGGCTCTCGGGAATGGGAGCCGGACAGATGGCAACAGCCTCCGCAGTCGTCGCGAATCTGATCGATGTCGCCGTCGGACGGGCGGCACTCACATTTCCGCGACTGGACCTGTGGAATCCCCGGCACGATATCAAGATCATGCCGCGTGAAGAGATTTCACGTCGCTACTTCCTGCGGCTGAATGTAGAAGACCGCCCGCACGTTCTGGCAGATATTACGAACGTGCTGGGCGATCATGAAATCAGTATCGCCAGCCTGGTTCAGCATGAGGCACCGGAAGTCGATCCCAATGAAAGCTATTCGATTGTGCCTCTGGTGATCATGACTCACCAGACCACCGAAGGTCGTTTCCAGGCAGCCAGCCGGGAGCTGGATCAGCTTGACTGTATCCGCTCTCCCTTTGTCCGGATGCCGGTCAACGACTGA
- a CDS encoding HNH endonuclease, with amino-acid sequence MISATSGKALSSAMQASVLALNKTYSPVHVISAKRAFCLLSKDIAEVISVEDGTFMNYDFSSWIEISELRSEFSERSDLEDWILTVNYEIQVPRVVRLLRYDRIPNNTIKFNRRNIFIRDSYRCQYCQKKFNVKQLSLDHVIPRSHGGGMSWENIVSACRRCNTKKGGRTPTQAGMKLLQKPAKPSRNPVLLQQVKQAKYECWKNFVGTKELINCD; translated from the coding sequence ATGATTTCAGCAACTTCCGGGAAGGCGCTCTCGAGTGCCATGCAGGCGAGCGTACTGGCGCTCAATAAGACTTATTCGCCAGTCCACGTGATCTCTGCCAAGCGGGCCTTCTGCCTGCTCAGCAAAGATATCGCTGAGGTCATCAGTGTCGAAGATGGCACCTTCATGAACTACGACTTCAGCTCCTGGATCGAAATCAGCGAATTACGTTCGGAGTTCAGCGAACGCAGCGATCTCGAAGACTGGATTCTCACCGTCAATTACGAAATCCAGGTCCCCCGCGTCGTCCGGTTACTCCGCTATGACCGCATCCCCAACAATACCATCAAGTTCAATCGACGAAACATTTTCATCCGCGACAGTTATCGCTGTCAGTACTGCCAGAAGAAATTCAACGTCAAACAACTCAGCCTGGACCATGTCATCCCCCGCTCGCATGGCGGCGGCATGAGCTGGGAAAACATTGTCAGTGCCTGTCGTCGCTGTAACACCAAAAAAGGGGGCCGCACCCCGACCCAGGCCGGCATGAAACTTCTGCAGAAACCGGCCAAGCCCAGCCGGAATCCGGTACTCCTGCAGCAGGTGAAACAGGCGAAATATGAATGCTGGAAAAATTTTGTCGGCACCAAAGAACTCATCAACTGTGACTGA